In one window of Kitasatospora sp. MMS16-BH015 DNA:
- a CDS encoding GNAT family N-acetyltransferase — translation MLRGEKVGLRARHEEDGPVLRAEFYDDPVHCARTESAPWRPVPPTAPDRRVMAEGGDQNSVQFSVVELAGGTLIGAATVWGIDTHHRQAHLGLGVFPAARGQGYSTDIVAVLLDYAFTVRNLHRIQLETLADNTAMLRAAERNGFRREGVLHRATWVLGEYMDEVLLALLAEEWRAAR, via the coding sequence ATGCTACGAGGCGAGAAGGTCGGGCTGCGGGCCCGGCACGAGGAGGACGGCCCCGTCCTGCGGGCCGAGTTCTACGACGACCCGGTGCACTGCGCCCGGACCGAGAGCGCCCCCTGGCGGCCCGTGCCGCCCACCGCCCCGGACCGCCGGGTGATGGCCGAGGGCGGCGACCAGAACAGCGTCCAGTTCTCCGTGGTCGAGCTGGCCGGCGGCACCCTGATCGGCGCGGCCACCGTGTGGGGCATCGACACCCACCACCGCCAGGCCCACCTGGGCCTCGGCGTGTTCCCCGCCGCGCGCGGCCAGGGCTACAGCACCGACATCGTCGCCGTCCTGCTCGACTACGCCTTCACCGTCCGCAACCTGCACCGCATCCAGCTGGAGACCCTGGCCGACAACACCGCCATGCTGCGCGCCGCCGAGCGCAACGGCTTCCGGCGCGAGGGCGTGCTGCACCGCGCGACCTGGGTGCTCGGCGAGTACATGGACGAGGTGCTGCTGGCCCTGCTCGCGGAGGAGTGGCGGGCCGCCCGCTGA